Proteins from a single region of Antricoccus suffuscus:
- a CDS encoding BTAD domain-containing putative transcriptional regulator: protein MEFRILGAFEVWNAGRELAVGKGRQRTLLALLTVRRNESVSVAQLLDELWPAGAPPTARTSLHRYISQLRKVLGRDRLQTTSNGYELRIDDRELDSQRFVSTLASGHASAALKLWRGPALAEWDGLDFAMSEIERLAALRLVAIEQRVDALIGRGKYAEAAAELEGETREHPFRERFRYLQMLALYGSGSQGAALEVYARTRRALLDELGLEPSTELVDLHQRILNQDPSLLSTRQITNERADPPTALRDARAPWPFTAREEEFSVLKSAIVRGNERPGAPSGAVVYGQPGVGKTRLIQEAVAWAQDQQMHTAWAIGTRSARQTPYAALAHLTPELSAASFEDPAGLYRAFAAALLGADRRRFVLAIDDAHLLDPGSAALVLHIALAGAATVIASVRRGEPTPDPITTLWKDGLALRVDLQPFSPEETDTLVSTALGGRFSAQASLRLASGSRGNALYIREMILGSTASGGLRQHDGIWVWDGPTDLPPRLVDAVSERLEGLSSVDRHALAIIALGEPLPITVIEQIIPPAAIARIEAAGLAQLHDEGGEINCRLAHPLYGDVTLAQLGAAERRRLLRILSDALTEFGRRTDQDRMRIATWRLDAGAHVSAGYLTQAAIIANHAFDYRLGERLAQAAADRAGGPAAAVALAQSLSGQQKFTAAESILAASETQILAAPDHALQHSYLTERFNALYQGLAQRAPTLSMLDRFAAQHSDRESRYFVDGYRAAIVLDDGRMPDVLTLTAAALNDPDASPAATYLAARLTGEAAVYLGQMALAESARDRLRLLAATRAPEAAAAQTTADLQANMRHILEGRALVMEPVLTAYMRKVGDNQDKMGLGLTGLELGTTLLMRGKPLSARDVLVEAIEAFQQMNIGGVLQWAHAILAQAYALVGDLSAAKKARLAADAGPTTPMSIRTEVDFTAADVLIEMADGNVTGAIRLALDGAARLEHLIMHQARLLHLAFRLGAPSSAVREKLATIASQTDAELALILRSHVDAAAQHDAEALEATAGSYESLGLTLHAAEAAAQAAAAYRKIKALPAAARIAARTDSLLAQCEGARTPLVAAPATHSTLSRREYEVARLAATGLSNAAIATRLVLSVRTVESHLYQAFGKLGVETRADLAAALPEIPVPRAQ, encoded by the coding sequence ATGGAGTTCCGGATTCTCGGCGCATTCGAAGTCTGGAATGCTGGCCGTGAACTCGCTGTCGGGAAAGGCCGCCAGCGGACACTCCTCGCCCTGCTCACGGTTCGCCGCAACGAGTCGGTCAGCGTCGCGCAACTTCTCGATGAACTGTGGCCCGCCGGCGCTCCGCCGACCGCTCGCACGTCACTGCATCGATACATCAGCCAGTTGCGCAAAGTGCTCGGCCGGGACCGGCTGCAGACAACCTCGAATGGCTACGAACTGCGCATAGATGATCGCGAACTGGACTCGCAACGTTTTGTCAGCACCCTCGCGTCGGGTCACGCGAGCGCAGCGCTGAAGTTGTGGCGAGGCCCGGCGTTAGCCGAATGGGACGGTCTTGACTTCGCAATGTCGGAGATCGAGCGCCTCGCGGCGCTGCGCCTGGTCGCGATCGAGCAGCGCGTTGACGCCCTGATCGGCAGAGGCAAATACGCCGAGGCCGCCGCCGAACTCGAGGGCGAGACTCGTGAGCACCCCTTTCGCGAACGATTCCGCTATCTGCAGATGCTTGCCCTCTATGGCTCCGGTAGCCAGGGTGCTGCCCTGGAGGTATATGCCAGGACCCGTCGGGCATTGCTCGACGAGCTCGGCCTAGAGCCGTCGACCGAACTTGTTGACTTACATCAGCGGATCCTCAATCAGGACCCGAGCTTACTGAGCACTCGCCAGATCACCAATGAGCGGGCCGATCCCCCCACCGCGCTCCGAGACGCCCGCGCACCGTGGCCGTTTACCGCACGCGAAGAAGAGTTCAGCGTCCTCAAATCGGCCATTGTCCGCGGCAACGAGCGACCGGGCGCACCGTCGGGCGCGGTCGTTTACGGACAGCCAGGCGTGGGCAAAACGCGGCTGATCCAGGAAGCCGTCGCTTGGGCTCAGGATCAACAGATGCACACTGCCTGGGCGATCGGGACACGGTCGGCACGTCAAACGCCGTACGCCGCGCTGGCGCACCTGACGCCCGAGCTATCGGCCGCCTCGTTTGAGGACCCGGCCGGTCTCTACCGGGCATTCGCTGCCGCTCTTCTCGGCGCCGACCGACGACGATTCGTGTTGGCTATCGACGACGCTCACCTCCTCGACCCGGGCAGTGCCGCGCTAGTTTTGCATATCGCGCTCGCCGGCGCGGCGACCGTGATTGCCAGTGTGCGTCGAGGTGAGCCGACCCCCGACCCAATCACCACATTGTGGAAAGACGGGCTCGCCTTACGCGTCGACCTGCAACCGTTCTCGCCTGAGGAGACCGACACGCTCGTATCGACGGCGCTCGGCGGGCGGTTCAGCGCGCAAGCGTCACTCCGCCTTGCATCGGGTAGCCGCGGCAATGCGCTATATATCCGCGAGATGATCCTTGGCTCGACCGCTAGCGGTGGCTTGCGCCAGCATGACGGGATATGGGTCTGGGACGGACCTACCGACCTACCACCCAGGCTTGTCGATGCGGTCAGCGAACGGTTGGAAGGGCTCTCGAGTGTCGATCGCCACGCGCTAGCGATCATCGCACTCGGCGAACCGCTACCGATCACGGTTATCGAACAGATCATCCCTCCCGCCGCGATCGCCCGCATCGAAGCGGCCGGCCTTGCACAGCTCCACGACGAAGGCGGGGAAATCAACTGCCGGCTGGCTCATCCGCTGTACGGCGACGTGACCCTGGCGCAGCTCGGGGCGGCCGAACGACGCCGGCTACTACGCATCCTGTCCGATGCTCTCACCGAGTTCGGACGCCGAACCGATCAAGATCGGATGCGGATCGCTACCTGGCGGCTAGATGCCGGCGCGCATGTGTCCGCCGGCTACCTGACGCAAGCCGCGATAATCGCCAATCATGCATTCGACTATCGCCTCGGCGAACGACTCGCACAGGCTGCGGCAGATCGCGCCGGGGGGCCAGCCGCGGCCGTCGCTCTCGCCCAGTCCCTGAGTGGGCAGCAGAAGTTCACCGCAGCGGAATCCATCCTGGCCGCGAGCGAGACGCAGATTCTCGCCGCGCCGGATCACGCGCTCCAACACTCATACCTCACCGAACGCTTCAACGCCCTCTATCAAGGCCTCGCCCAGCGCGCTCCGACTCTGTCGATGCTCGATCGATTTGCAGCACAGCATTCTGACCGAGAATCGCGCTACTTTGTCGACGGCTATCGCGCCGCGATCGTGTTAGACGACGGTCGCATGCCGGACGTGTTGACCTTGACGGCAGCGGCCCTCAACGATCCGGACGCAAGTCCTGCCGCGACGTACCTGGCTGCCCGACTAACCGGTGAGGCCGCGGTATACCTAGGGCAAATGGCACTGGCCGAGTCGGCACGTGACCGGCTTCGACTACTCGCCGCCACGAGAGCGCCGGAGGCGGCTGCCGCTCAGACCACCGCAGATCTGCAAGCGAACATGCGCCACATTCTCGAGGGCCGGGCACTCGTGATGGAGCCGGTCCTCACCGCTTATATGCGCAAGGTCGGGGATAACCAGGACAAAATGGGCCTTGGACTTACCGGACTCGAACTCGGCACCACCCTGCTTATGAGAGGCAAGCCTCTTTCGGCTCGCGATGTACTTGTTGAAGCGATCGAGGCGTTTCAGCAGATGAATATCGGCGGCGTACTTCAGTGGGCTCATGCAATCCTCGCCCAAGCCTACGCATTGGTCGGTGACCTATCCGCCGCCAAGAAGGCGAGGCTGGCGGCTGATGCCGGCCCCACCACGCCCATGAGCATCCGTACTGAGGTGGACTTCACGGCCGCCGACGTACTCATCGAAATGGCTGACGGCAACGTCACCGGCGCGATCCGGCTGGCTCTCGACGGGGCCGCCAGGCTAGAACACCTGATCATGCATCAGGCGCGCCTCCTCCACTTAGCCTTCCGGCTGGGCGCGCCTTCGAGCGCCGTACGCGAGAAACTCGCGACCATCGCGTCGCAGACCGACGCCGAGCTAGCCCTCATCCTGCGGTCGCATGTTGACGCGGCCGCGCAGCACGACGCCGAAGCGCTGGAAGCGACGGCTGGCAGCTACGAGTCACTCGGGCTCACCCTGCACGCCGCTGAAGCGGCGGCGCAGGCCGCCGCGGCCTACCGCAAAATCAAGGCACTTCCTGCTGCCGCACGAATCGCAGCACGCACCGATAGCTTGCTCGCGCAGTGCGAGGGAGCGCGCACCCCACTGGTCGCTGCACCCGCGACGCATTCAACGCTGAGCCGACGCGAATACGAAGTCGCGCGGCTGGCCGCGACCGGCCTGTCCAACGCCGCGATCGCTACCCGCCTGGTGTTGTCGGTGCGCACCGTCGAGTCACACCTCTACCAAGCATTCGGCAAGCTCGGCGTAGAGACTCGGGCCGACCTCGCCGCGGCCCTTCCCGAAATTCCGGTTCCACGCGCTCAGTAA